CTTAAAAGGCATATTAAAAAGGGCAGGACTTGAAAAAATAAGGATACACGATTTACGGCATACCTTCGCATTGTTAAGCTTACAAGCCGGTACAGATATAAAAACCCTTCAAAATGATTTAGGACATGAAAGCATACAAACTACACTAGATAAATACGGACACGTAAACGAAATAATGAAACGTGAAGCCGCTAATAGGAGAAGTCAATTATTAAAATCTGTAATATCCCATAAGTAAAGTTACAAGTAAAGTAGGCATAAAAAAACAGGTTTCAGAAATCCTGAAACCCTGGTGCGCCCAGCAGGAGTTGAACCCGCAACCTTCTGATCCGTAGTCAGACGCTCTATCCAATTGAGCTATAGGCGCATATTTCATACATATGATATATATGAATACATATGATATATATGATATATATATATTAATATAAATAAGTCAAAAAATCAACTCCAAAATTTTCCTATTTAAATCCTATATTTTCCATTATTAGTAATTATTCCTGTTATTTGCTCCAAATTTTTCATATCACTTTTTGTAAACAATTTGCGAAAAACTTATATAAAATCATATTTAGCAATAATAATCTTACATTAAATTCTTAGATAGGGTTTATACTTTTTGAATTATGGCAATTGTATATGATATAATTGGTAACGTGTATAATTTATTTTTTACATAAAGTGTTTTATAAAATATTTATTTAATTAATATAATAAATATTTAAATATTCCCATAATGGAGAGAGGATGCTGATTATGTACTTTCAGGAATATAAATCGATTTTGTATTCCGACACCCTTGTGCCTGATATATTTATAAGTGAATATTTGCCATCCATGCCGGGAGAACAGGTAAAGGTATACTTATACTGCCTTTTTCTTAGTAAATACAACAAAAAAGCAACCACCGAAGACCTCTCAAAAAAACTGGGAATGGATTATGATAGCGTAAGCAATGCAATTTCCGCCCTTGTTAATCTTGGGGTAATGAGCAGAAAAGATAACACCATCAATATATTAGATTTGAAAGAAAAGGAAATAAATAAAATATACAGGCTGAAATCAACTTCAACACCTGAGGAAGCTATTTTAAGTTCCGAAAGAAATGCCAAGCGGAGAAAAATAATTGCAGCAATTAATAATAACTTCTTCCAGGGGCTAATGTCCCCATCCTGGTATACTAATATAGACGCCTGGTTTGACAAATACAAGTTTGAAGAAGATGTAATGTATGCCCTTTTCCAACATTGTTACGATTATAAAGGCCTATCTCCGAGCTATATTGAAAAAGTGGCCGATAATTGGCACAGTAAGAATATCATAAATAGTTTTGACCTGGATACATATTTCATACAATATCAGAAAGTAAAGGATATTAAGCAAAAGATAGTAAAAAAGCTAAAACTCAATAGATTTCTTACAGAGTATGAAGAAGAGTATGTAGAAAAGTGGGTAGAAAACTTTGGCTTTAATTTTGAAATAATTGATCTTGCCCTAAAGAAAACCACTTCAAAAACTAATCCTAATTTCAATTATGTACACGCTATTTTAAAAGATTGGGCTGAAAAAGGTTTTAAATCCAGGGAAGAAATACTTGAGTATGAAAAAAGCAAAAAGCGAAGTTACAACAAAAAACAAGACCAAGACTCTGCTGTGCCTCAGCATAGCAATTTTGAGCAGAGGAAATATGATGAAGAATACTACGATAAATTCTTTGACAACATAGAAAAATGAAGATTTTTAAGGTAACTTTGAAAAGCAATTACTTTAAAATAGGCAAGTAATCACGGGAGGGCATTCCGATTAACAATGAACACAAACATATATAATTTAATAAAAAAAGAATACGAAAAAAAGCAAAGACAAGCCTATGAAAAGCTTATGGATAAAAAGAAAGAAGTGTTTTCCGCAATACCCGAATTGGAAGAAATAGAAAATAAAATTCAGGCATCAGGCCTTACATACAGTAAGCTGATATTATCCGGCAAAAAATCATGGGATACTGAAGTTTCAGCCCTTCTTTTGGATATGGAAAAGCTTAGGAACAGAAAAAAACTGTTGCTTGAAGCAAACCATTATCCCCAGGACTATCTTGAGCCTGAATATGAATGTGAAAAGTGCAAAGATACGGGATTTATTGACGATAACGGTATTGCAGTAAAATGTCATTGCTACCGCCAAAAGCTTATTAATTACCTATATGACCAGTCGAACTTAAGCCTGGTTAAACTGGAAAATTTTAATACCTTCAATGAAAAATACTACCCTGACATAGTTGATGAAAAAAGGTACGGGATTAAAATATCACCCAGGGAAAACATTTTGAAGATAAAAGACAGGTGCATTGCTTTTATTAATAATTTTGACTCACGAGATGAGAAAAACCTGTTTTTCAGCGGTCCACCAGGGGTTGGAAAAACTTTCATGGCAAGCTGTATAGCCAGGGAACTGCTTAACATGGGGAAGACTGTCCTCTACCAAACTGCGCCTGTAATGTTCAGCACAATTAATGAGTATAAGTTCAGGTTCTCCGGAACTGAAGAATATAGTGATACGGCTTACAGGAATATTTTTGAAGTAGAGCTTCTTATAATAGATGATTTGGGAATTGAGCCAACAAGCCCTGCAAGATACGCAGAACTTTTAACTATACTTAATACAAGGCAGGCAAATAACCTCACCCGTCCTTGTAAAACCATAATATCAACCAATATCGGCCCAAAGCAGTTATATGAATATTATACTGAAAGGGTAGTGTCCCGTATTGTGGGTTATTTTGACAGGTTAATATTTGCAGGAGAAGATATCAGAACAATAAGGAAATAAAGCTTTAAGTATTACAAACCCAGCAACTTGTAGATAAAACTTGCAACCTGGCTTTCAAAACCCTTTAATACCATTCCTTGCATGTAATATATGGTGCCTAAGATTAGCACTCCAGGAATAAAACCCAAAAGCTCCTTCTTATTTGTTTTTTCTTTTTCCCTGGTTATTTTTTCAACATCCTGACCGGTATTTTTTACTAAGGCAAATAATAAAGCAGCCAATATAATTACACTTATCATTATTATAAATGCCCATACTATAATAACAGCAACCAACTGCTCCAGCGGCATTTTATTGAACATGTCAAACAAAAGTTCCGGGTCCGTATTTGGCTCAACTCCTGCCATTTTTGAAATATCCGACAATTTGTTGGCTGCAAACATAACCAGGACTCCTGCGGTATTATTGACAAAATGGGCAAATATGCCTCCATAAAGGGAATTGGTTCTGTAAACTATAAACCCTATAAGGGCCCCAAGTAAGAATGTACCGAAAAGCCTTTCAAAATGAATATGCATAATACTGAAAAGAAAAGCAGTAAGAATTATTGAAGCCGCTGCTCCCAGTTTTTCCAGGCCTCTCTGGACAACCCCCCTGAAAAGGACTTCTTCGCATATACCGGCAGCTAAACCGACAGAAAGTATATTCAAAACAAGTCCCCCATAACTGGTAACGGCCGGGGGTTGGACTATAATAGTTTTTCCGAAAATATACCATACCAGCCATATATTTATCATGTTGAACATCCCTACTACAGGTATGGAGAAAATCATAATCCAGAATATCAGGAAAAGGTTTAAAAAGCCGACCTTATTAAGCCTTAATACTTTTTTGATATCATACTTGAATATTACGAGTGATATAATCGCAGGGAGGAGAATAAGCACTACTTCCGTAATTAGCACTCCCGAGTAAAAACCCTTTTTTTGTACCCTGTAACCAATAAGTATAAAAAGAATGACAATTATTGAATACAGTACCCCCACCATCAATATGC
This DNA window, taken from Bacillota bacterium, encodes the following:
- a CDS encoding tyrosine-type recombinase/integrase, giving the protein IQEIELRNLGMNDIQIAEHFKNGLVFITETGNHVQPRNFDRTLKGILKRAGLEKIRIHDLRHTFALLSLQAGTDIKTLQNDLGHESIQTTLDKYGHVNEIMKREAANRRSQLLKSVISHK
- a CDS encoding DnaD domain protein; its protein translation is MYFQEYKSILYSDTLVPDIFISEYLPSMPGEQVKVYLYCLFLSKYNKKATTEDLSKKLGMDYDSVSNAISALVNLGVMSRKDNTINILDLKEKEINKIYRLKSTSTPEEAILSSERNAKRRKIIAAINNNFFQGLMSPSWYTNIDAWFDKYKFEEDVMYALFQHCYDYKGLSPSYIEKVADNWHSKNIINSFDLDTYFIQYQKVKDIKQKIVKKLKLNRFLTEYEEEYVEKWVENFGFNFEIIDLALKKTTSKTNPNFNYVHAILKDWAEKGFKSREEILEYEKSKKRSYNKKQDQDSAVPQHSNFEQRKYDEEYYDKFFDNIEK
- a CDS encoding ATP-binding protein, whose protein sequence is MNTNIYNLIKKEYEKKQRQAYEKLMDKKKEVFSAIPELEEIENKIQASGLTYSKLILSGKKSWDTEVSALLLDMEKLRNRKKLLLEANHYPQDYLEPEYECEKCKDTGFIDDNGIAVKCHCYRQKLINYLYDQSNLSLVKLENFNTFNEKYYPDIVDEKRYGIKISPRENILKIKDRCIAFINNFDSRDEKNLFFSGPPGVGKTFMASCIARELLNMGKTVLYQTAPVMFSTINEYKFRFSGTEEYSDTAYRNIFEVELLIIDDLGIEPTSPARYAELLTILNTRQANNLTRPCKTIISTNIGPKQLYEYYTERVVSRIVGYFDRLIFAGEDIRTIRK
- a CDS encoding CPBP family intramembrane metalloprotease codes for the protein MEFYHKGELYRENLEDKSVRKPGILMVGVLYSIIVILFILIGYRVQKKGFYSGVLITEVVLILLPAIISLVIFKYDIKKVLRLNKVGFLNLFLIFWIMIFSIPVVGMFNMINIWLVWYIFGKTIIVQPPAVTSYGGLVLNILSVGLAAGICEEVLFRGVVQRGLEKLGAAASIILTAFLFSIMHIHFERLFGTFLLGALIGFIVYRTNSLYGGIFAHFVNNTAGVLVMFAANKLSDISKMAGVEPNTDPELLFDMFNKMPLEQLVAVIIVWAFIIMISVIILAALLFALVKNTGQDVEKITREKEKTNKKELLGFIPGVLILGTIYYMQGMVLKGFESQVASFIYKLLGL